AGAGGAGTATCTTTTCCTGCCTGACTTTAAAGTGTCctaaaaggattaaatgagtggGTATAGGAAGGCAGATTTCAACATCACATTAGGCAAAACTTGCTAATGGACGGAACTCTTCAAGGATCAGAGGGGTTGCTAGGGGTTGGAACTTCCCACCTCCAGATGTTTAAGCAGAGGTGTGACAATCTCTAGGGCAGGGTCTGCCATCTGTTTAACTCTGTGTGCTTGCTCCATTTCCGAGGGCCATGACTGGTACGtggtatgaatgaatgaatgaatgaatgaatgaggtagTTGGCCATTTGGTGGGCCTGGGGTAGCAGGGATGATACTTCTAAGTTTTCTTCCTAACACACCTGAAAGATGCTGGCCTTGTCCTGACTTCGGAGGAAACTGACACCATCTCCACTCTTATCTTTATTAGTCACCGTCACTGTTGTCCCATGCAAGTACCCAGAATCGCTCGAGCAAGGCAGAGGGGTTCCCATTTACTTgggaatagagaatccagaaatgtgtTTGTCTTGTGAGGACATTGAAGGGCAGCCCACATTGCAACTGAAGGTAAGtatgaaaaataacattataaaaaaagggccaatttcttttaaaaaatgtttatttggtagataatctaattttagaattaaaaaagaaatactctccAATTCTTAAGCATAGTTACTATTCCTAGATGTTTTTGAGTCCTGTGCATGCCACTGAGTTATCCTGCCCCTCGCTAGTTGagggtgtttgtctttcttgaaTTTTGAGATATTCTCAACCATTATGTCAAGTAAACTTCATTCTGCCTTATATTTCCTTTTGGAATTCCTATGCCTTAGTCATTGGAACTTCTAGATCCTCTTTAATATCTCGTCTAAATTTCCATACTTTCTATCCTtttcatagtttttgttttttgcttgttgcATCCTGGGAGAATTTCTTGGTTCCATCTTCCAAGTCATGATTCCATTTTAAGCTCATCCTGTCTGCTAAATCATTCTCCCCTTGCCATTTTCTGAAATTTCAATCTTTACTCTTCTTCCTTAAACTTCAGTTCCATAAACTTGTTTAATTCAGTTCAATTTAGTTTAACCCCATCCAATTCAGTCCAGCAAATATGAGAGTTCTTACTGGCCTCCAGCTGTGTTGTGGCTATCTGAGGCCACAACACGTGGAGTCCCAGAATGGCAGAGAGCCTTGCCCTCATGGGGCATGGATTctagcaggaggagagaaatggtAGACAATAAGTATCATGATGGGTAAGTCggtgatgtcttttttttttttttttaaagattttatttatttatttgacagagagaaatcacaagtaggcagagaggcaggcagagagagaggaggaagcaggctccctgctgagcagagagcccgatgtggggcccgaacccaggacctgggatcatgacctgagccgaaggcagcggcttaacccactgagccacccaggcgcccctagtcggTGATGTCTTTAAGGGTGTTATGTCCCCtaggaaagcaggagagagaggccGGTAGTGCTAGACCCAGGTGGTGTTGGGGTGCCATAGAAAATAGTGCAGCAGGCATGCTAAGATTTTAGCAGACAATAGAAGACAACAAGAGAGTTAGCCAGCAGCATGTGGGGAGAGCAAGGATTAGTGGAGAAAACAGTGTGTCAGCAGTGAATTAGGGAGGACGAATTCGGAGAGACAAACGTAGATTATAAAGGGCCTTGCTGGCATTTATAAGGACTTTGCCTTTCAATCTGAGTGAAATGGGGGAATTATTAGAATGTTTTTAATAGAAGAGTGACATGAGTGGACacaggttttaaaataattattttggctGCCAGTTGAAAGCAGACTGTGGTGGGGGGCAAAGGTGAAAGTCTTGTGGGGGCCTTTGAGGTGATCTAGGTGAGATCTGATGAATTAGGGGATAACAATGGAGGTGGGAGGTAGGTAGCCAGTtagattctgaaaatattttatttaatttgagacaATAAGATTTACTGACAGAATGAATGTGGAGTGTGGTGAAGGAGGACTGTCAATTACATTTTCAGCTACATCTTGTCTAGTAAGCTGCCCTTCTATTGTGGTTTTGTCCTCGGATAAATTAATAATTGACCACTGCCTTCTACCATGTATGGGTTCTTAGGGACCTTGGTAACAGCAGTGTTTCTGCAGTGCTGGAGGTGGAACGCCTGGATGGAGGGGGTCTAAGAGAGGGATAGGAAGGGAAAAATCCAGGACAGCATATATAGACAACTATTACAGGGAAGTTTCTGCAAAGGGGAGCTGGGATGGTGGCGGGCATTcaaaacagttattttttaagatggtgGAATGACCGCAAATATGCTACTGGGAATTATGGACAGAAAGACAAAATGATGACTTGCTAGAGAAGCAGCCATAaactggggagggcagaggggacctATAGCCCAGTGCTTTCCAGGCTGTAAGTTGGAAGGGAGGAGGACGATGTACTGGAGTTTGAAATGAGAAagtgtctttttatttaatgaacacaTCTCTTTTGAATTTCTCTGTGTTGAGGAATGCAATGATGAACTAGTCTAGCAGTGATGATATGCCTGAGAGTTAAATATACTAAGTTCATATGATAATTGGaactaatgaagaaaataagatagGGAGAGGGTTTGAATGTGGCTGAATTATAGACCATTCCATGTGGTAGCTCTCTGGAGATATTTGCGCATGTGTAATTTagttagaaatatttattttacttaaatacatggtatagaaatagacaaaatatgcTTCTATATGTGATATAGAAGGCATTTTCTGATTGCTCTatttactttgttgttgttgttgtttttaatgcaaATCCTCTAGTTTTTTAGAGACTCTTGTGTCTATTTCATGGCAGTGACCTCTGTCACACGTTGGTAGTTGGTCAACGATGAATGCAAACTTGGGTTAGTGCAGTGGTGTCTGCAGGGCGGCGGCCCTCATTGCTGCAGCTTTGGTAGGAGAGGTCCTTGGTTTACTGCTGCAAATCTGCatgtccttccttttcctccgCTTGGCCTCTTGTGTGAGGAGAGTCCCAGCTCATTGTTGGAGTGTGCCACTTGTTCACTAACCCGTTCCTCAtgtcttttctcctctgtttctggATCTGAGGCTGGGGACTGGGAAGGTGAGATTGtgtgctccctctgctgctcccaacCCATTTTAAAAGAGGGATAAGGCTTTCTCATACTTTGGAACATTTACTGTTTGTGTACAAGTAACTTTGAATGACTCACACTGTCtctgcttcttctgctgggtGTTCTCTATCACCTTTCAGGAGGAGAAGATCTTGCGTCTGTACAATGAAGTGGAGCCCGTGGATCCCTTCCTCTTCTACCGCTTAGAGATTCACAGTACCTCCACCTTTGAGTCTGTGGCCTTCCCTGGCTGGTTCATTGCCTCCTCTGACAGAGGCCACCCCATCTTCCTCACTTCACACAAGGGGGAAAATAATGTTAACTTCAATTTAAGTATCAATGCTTGAACTCAGGCTGGAGGGGATATCCTGGTCAGAGGTCTTTGTGTTAAATTTTGTAGTTACCAGCATGTTTTCCTCTATACTATCTCAGTGTCATTTCACATCAATGCTCAGAGGTGGGCAGGACCCTGTTATCACCGTACTTTATGAATGACTTCATGGCAACTGAGGCATAGAATGTGGGCTCAAACATAGAAGGGAGGGGTGATGAAAGGTTCTCCTTTCAGGCTGAAGCTGTTCATCCCACAGCCATCCCACAGTGTGAGTATGAGGATGTTGGGACCCAAAGACATTAGGGCATTCCCTGGGGGTGGATATGGAGAAGGTTGGAGCTCATGAATCTTACCCAGAATTGGGTAACTAGCACGGAactgattgttttttgttttgttttgtttcctttcctatttGGATTACATTTTCCATATAGTTTGTATGTTGCCAGTATATCTCAAGTTGTATTATGTATGCTTTTAAGGGttaaagaacttttaaagataaagattCTTAATAATAGTTAAATTACTTTTTCCCAATTTTAATATGTAAACATAAAGCCAAATATAAACTTCATGTGTTTATACAATAAGAAAGCTAAAACTtaagatataaaatgaaatagcaaACATAGTAAACTGAAATTAGCAAGAATAATTGAATGAGGATGGCTGGGTGGGTGAGCCTGGGACTGGGGCTTAGCTGGGGGGAGGAGAACCCCTGTTGCGGGTGATAGACTAGGGGTGAGATGATGCATGTAAAAGAGAACTATTATTTCACTACTTTCTGTATAGCCTCACAGCCCTgatttctttgcctcttctagacttttctttttagGCATACTCACCATCCACATAATCCTTTAAAAACTGCAGGAAAGGTCCATTTCTTTGGAACAGAGAGCCTACCTTTTCCAGCAGCCATGCTACAGATgatgaattttaatgaaatcGATGAAATTAAAGCCTTGATTGTGGGTACAATTGTAGAAAGATGTAGCTCAGATCTGGTTCTGTGTATAatacttttcttattttgactCTGTTATTACAAATGCAGAAAATTCTGTTTGCTTAAGTACAATTTCCAAAATAGCACCagtaaattaaatttgttttttttcctacttttggaCAATCAGAACACATACTCTTCTAGGCAGGCCAATAAACCATCAGTAAGAACCAATTTAATGCAAGgtgtcttgattcttttttttttttttttaattattttttttaagattttatttatttatttgacagagagagatcacaagtagatggagaggcaggcagagagagagagagagagagggaagcaggctccctgctgagcaaagagcccgatgcgggactcgatcccaggaccctgagatcatgacctgagccgaaggcagcggcttaacccactgagccacccaggcgccccgtgtcttgattctttaaagttttcttcttccATTACATATAGTTTTAGCACtgtagttttataaaaaataacattaaaatggGCACTGAGCTAATTAGTTCTGGGATATGAAATAGAAGAATTGGCTATTGAATATTTATGACTATGCTCCCTACTAATAAATGGTGGCAGTGTCTTACGTCTGCCAATTTACATTGTTACATTGTTGGTTGTTAAATTTGACAGTTGGATCCCAAGGACACATTTGCTTGTGACATGATTATGGTCCAAGAGTTATAGCATCTCCAGACTACTACAGGCTGTGTGGTAATTCCATTGTCCCATCTCTTTTCTCTACCACAAAAATTGCTCGTGCAGACACTGTGACACTTTGGATTGTCACTTGGCGTAGATCTGAGCCCAAACAAAAGCTCAAATATGAGTCCTGGTGTCATGTAACTGGCTATCCTGGCTATCAGAGATTCTGATAACATATTTAGAGAGTGATCGAGTATAAACATAGTAATCTCATAGTTTGTGGAACTGGAGAACAGACTTCCAGGGACCCCTGGCTTATCCATCACATTTGAGAAATACCACAGCATATGAAATCGTGGAAGGCCCCTGTGAGTAGTGACATCCTCATTTTCAAGTTTATGGCCTGGTGAACACCTGGTTTCCACACAGAATATCAGTGCTCTGGCATCTGAGTTCTAGGAGCTCCAGGTCAACATTCCTTGAAGGATTCAGTTCTTTTGAGTCTTTAGCAATGGGGTGGTATAAAGGACTTGATACAGTGTGTTGGGGGAGGTCATTGAGAGGATATGACCACCCCTTGACCCACGACCCAGACTCTGGCAGTTGGaggctcctcaccccctcccctgtcctttcAATGTGTGTGCTCTGCCTGCTTTCCCTGCTCCCAGAAGCTCTCCCAAGGACACACCCCGGCGATAGTGATGTGTTGTTGAGACATCTGGATGGAATATGTGGCCGAACCCAGTTAAAGcttcaatataaatttttaatattctagtgGGTGAGTATGGAGATCTACTTGTCTTGCAGCTGCCCGAAGACAAGTGTCTTATATGAGCTTCCCTGTTTATTAAATTTGCCACCTACCAATCTGGGGCGAattgtctctttccttttggGCTTAATCCTGACCCCCACATATGAGGAGCGGTTTCATATTATAGCCAGGAAGCTCCTGAGGAAGTGTAATCTGACAGATTATACTGAGAGACGGGCTTTGGGATTCCGGGAAGGAATTAAGAACCTTGCCACCAAAATCGCAACTGCAGTGAAAACAGTTGAGTGGAGTGTTTTTCTCCTTTGGGGATCGTATCTTCTGACACCAGGATTGCTGAAAGTCAAAGACTGTTTCCTGAAGCTGGACCTGATGATACCATCCCTGAACTCATGAACGATTGGGCATAAGGGACTGAAGGTGCTGCCTCCGGGAACTTGGGAACAGTTGCtgtaataaacaata
The window above is part of the Lutra lutra chromosome 9, mLutLut1.2, whole genome shotgun sequence genome. Proteins encoded here:
- the IL36G gene encoding interleukin-36 gamma, with the translated sequence MSFLKDLGVKTESEDLGRDEPQCCSEDFTRSLSEPDMNLPTMSSPYSLNQPHTGEVSDLNQQVWVLQGQTIVTVPRSNSVTPVTVTVVPCKYPESLEQGRGVPIYLGIENPEMCLSCEDIEGQPTLQLKEEKILRLYNEVEPVDPFLFYRLEIHSTSTFESVAFPGWFIASSDRGHPIFLTSHKGENNVNFNLSINA